The genomic segment TTCTCCCCCAGCTTTATTGCTCATGGAAGACTAGTGGCAACTGATGTTGGAGCAACATTAGGTGTTGTGTTGGCAACATATTTTTGGCTTAAATTTTTAAGAAACCCTTCAAAAAAGAATGTCATTAAAGCTGGCCTTGTTTTTGGATTTACAATGCTTTTAAAATTTTCTTTAGTATTATTGATTCCTTTTTTTGGAATAATTACAGTTGTTTATGCGCTATTAAAAAAACAAAGTCTTTTAAAATACATTCTTCTTTCAACAGTTGTTGGATTAATTGGTACAATCTTTGTAATCCTGCCTGTCTATTATTTCCACACCTTAAACTACCCTGTTGAAAAACAACTAGCAGACACAAGCTTTATCTTAGCTGATTCGCCAATAATTATTTTAAAAGATATTGTTATCTGGATGGCAGACAAGCCAATACTAAGAAGCATTGGCCATTATTTGCTTGGATTAGTTATGGCAGTTCAGAGAACTGGACAGGGAAATACAGCGTATTTTATGAATATGATTTCAAATACTGGATGGTGGTATTACTTTCCAGTTGTGTATTTGTTAAAAGTCCCTTTAAGCTTCCATATTTTGGCTCTAGTTTCATTTCTGTTGACACTTTTAGTTGTTAAAAAACCTTTTTGGATTGATATAATAAACAGGACCAAAGAATGCATTTCAGAAAACTTCACAGCATTCTCAATGACATTATTTTTAATAATATATTGGCTGACATCAATTACTGGAAACTTAAACATTGGAGTGCGCCATGTCTTACCTGTTTTTCCTTTTACATATATTCTAGTTAGTATTGGACTAATAAAAGGATTTGAAAAAATAGGTTCAGAAAAATTAAAAAACGCATTAAACTTTACGATTATTGCGCTTGTTGGCTGGTATGCCTTGTCGTCTGTAAATGTTTACCCGCATTACTTATCATACTTTAATGAAATTAAAGGAGGAACTGACAATGGTTATAAGTATGTGGTTGATTCAAACTATGATTGGGGCCAGGATTTAAAAAGACTAACTCAATATATTAATGAAAACAATATTGAAAAAATGAAGATTGATTATTTTGGAGGTGGAAATGTGGATTATTATCTTGGCGACAACTGGGAAAGACTGGATTCTTCACAAGGACCCCAAGAAGGATGGCTTGCAATCTCTTTAACCCTGCTTCAGGGAGGAAGAGGCGATGCAGTGCCTGGCTTTCCTCACTCTTCTGGATATTATAAATGGCTGGATGATTACCAGCCAGTTACAAGAGCAGGAAAATCAATATTCATCTACAATATTCCTGAAAACTCATTTGTACTTAAAGGGCGCTAAATCACCAAATCTTAACTCAACATAATCAAGATTACTCCTATCTTCTAAAGGAACATGTTCTTTTAGAAGTGCTTCTAATTTTGTCAGCTGCCAGTTTAAATCTTTTTGAGGATTAAAATATATTTCCCAGCCCTCATTTGTTAAAACATTAATTCTTTCATTAGAAACTATTAAAGCTTTTTCAGCTTTAATATCTAATTCAGTTAAAACTGAAAAAACCTTTA from the Patescibacteria group bacterium genome contains:
- a CDS encoding glycosyltransferase family 39 protein: MEHKKTSIIAFFLISIMAVTAFLSYQNDALTMDEQSHIPAGYSYLAKQDFRINPEHPPLIKDLAALPLMFLDLNFPDDSYAWNQGVNEQWVFGAELLYQSGNDADKMIFWARIPMILMLVSLAWFLFYWTRKEFGNKVSLIVLSLFTFSPSFIAHGRLVATDVGATLGVVLATYFWLKFLRNPSKKNVIKAGLVFGFTMLLKFSLVLLIPFFGIITVVYALLKKQSLLKYILLSTVVGLIGTIFVILPVYYFHTLNYPVEKQLADTSFILADSPIIILKDIVIWMADKPILRSIGHYLLGLVMAVQRTGQGNTAYFMNMISNTGWWYYFPVVYLLKVPLSFHILALVSFLLTLLVVKKPFWIDIINRTKECISENFTAFSMTLFLIIYWLTSITGNLNIGVRHVLPVFPFTYILVSIGLIKGFEKIGSEKLKNALNFTIIALVGWYALSSVNVYPHYLSYFNEIKGGTDNGYKYVVDSNYDWGQDLKRLTQYINENNIEKMKIDYFGGGNVDYYLGDNWERLDSSQGPQEGWLAISLTLLQGGRGDAVPGFPHSSGYYKWLDDYQPVTRAGKSIFIYNIPENSFVLKGR